A window from Peromyscus eremicus chromosome 5, PerEre_H2_v1, whole genome shotgun sequence encodes these proteins:
- the Epdr1 gene encoding mammalian ependymin-related protein 1 codes for MHAHAPRRVVRGPRGSWLLGGLWVWAVCGLCGLGTAAAPGTAQPCQAPQQWEGRQVLYQQSSGHNSRALLSYDGLNQRVRVLDERKALIPCKRLFEYILLYKDGVMFQIEQATKQCAKISLTEPWDPLDIPQNSTFEDQYSIGGPQEQITVQEWSDRKTARSYETWIGVYTAKDCYPVQETFIRNYTVVLSTRFFDVQLGIKDPSVFTPPSTCQTAQPEKMSEDCSW; via the exons ATGCACGCGCATGCTCCCCGCCGGGTGGTCAGGGGGCCTCGGGGCTCCTGGCTGCTGGGTGGCCTCTGGGTTTGGGCTGTGTGCGGCCTGTGCGGCCTGGGGACAGCGGCCGCACCGGGGACCGCGCAGCCCTGCCAGGCGCCCCAGCAGTGGGAGGGACGCCAGGTTCTGTACCAGCAGAGCAGCGGGCACAACAGCCGCGCCCTGCTGTCCTACGATGGGCTGAACCAGCGCGTGCGGGTGCTGGACGAGAGGAAGGCGCTGATCCCCTGCAAGAG ATTATTTGAATACATTTTGCTCTATAAGGATGGAGTGATGTTTCAGATTGAACAAGCTACCAAACAGTGTGCAAAGATCTCCTTGACAGAACCCTGGGACCCTCTCGACATTCCCCAGAATTCTACCTTTGAAGATCAATACTCCATTGGGGGGCCTCAGGAGCAGATCACTGTCCAGGAGTGGTCCGACAGAAAGACAGCCAGATCCT ATGAAACCTGGATCGGTGTTTATACAGCCAAGGATTGTTATCCAGTCCAGGAGACCTTCATCAGGAATTACACCGTGGTCCTGTCCACACGTTTTTTTGATGTGCAGCTAGGCATTAAGGATCCCTCTGTGTTCACCCCACCAAGTACATGCCAGACAGCACAGCCAGAGAAGATGAGTGAAGACTGCTCCTGGTGA